The Miscanthus floridulus cultivar M001 chromosome 7, ASM1932011v1, whole genome shotgun sequence genome includes a region encoding these proteins:
- the LOC136465623 gene encoding putative receptor like protein 25 → MFTGDIPFELSKMKDLQFLDLASNNFSGMIPMSLVNLEAMSHIPAGNGSLSDVVYYGLSLSNVVVYYGLSFSGGMRFGPNEFIHMSTLYNDSLSVVTKGQQLEFTTGIRFMVNLDLSCNSLTGHIPEEISALTALTSLNLSWNDLSGTIPMNIGALQSLESLDLSRNGLSGEIPKSVSSLSALSHLNLSYNNLSGQIPSGNQLQVLDNQASIYIGNPGLCGPPLSKKFSYSSNPLKFPHLSFVLIKSGLSGEHISVVSCSCKQRFLTFRLNKS, encoded by the coding sequence ATGTTCACTGGTGACATCCCTTTCGAGCTTAGCAAGATGAAAGATCTTCAGTTTTTAGACCTAGCTTCTAACAATTTCTCAGGGATGATCCCCATGTCACTTGTGAATTTGGAGGCCATGTCCCACATTCCTGCTGGCAATGGCTCACTTTCAGATGTCGTCTACTATGGATTGTCACTTTCAAATGTTGTCGTCTACTATGGATTGTCATTTTCTGGAGGGATGAGATTTGGGCCTAATGAGTTCATTCACATGAGCACGTTGTACAATGATAGTTTATCAGTTGTCACTAAAGGGCAGCAACTTGAATTTACAACTGGAATCAGGTTTATGGTAAATTTGGATCTGTCTTGCAACAGCTTAACAGGGCATATTCCTGAAGAAATTAGTGCACTTACTGCACTGACAAGCTTAAACCTTTCTTGGAATGATCTAAGCGGGACAATCCCAATGAATATCGGTGCCTTACAGTCGCTGGAATCTTTGGATCTATCACGTAATGGGCTTTCTGGAGAAATCCCTAAGAGCGTATCATCTCTAAGCGCACTCAGCCACTTGAATTTGTCTTACAACAATTTGTCAGGACAAATACCGTCTGGGAATCAGCTACAGGTGCTTGATAACCAGGCATCCATATACATTGGAAACCCCGGTCTTTGTGGTccacctctctccaagaaatttTCCTATAGTTCCAATCCTCTAAAATTTCCCCACCTGTCCTTTGTTTTGATCAAATCAGGCCTTAGTGGTGAACATATATCAGTTGTGTCATGTAGTTGTAAACAAAGGTTCCTTACATTCAGGTTGAACAAATCATGA
- the LOC136463385 gene encoding protein indeterminate-domain 16-like, with protein sequence MLSPLFSAAMEPQQGEKELQLLLPTATPLNAAYLHAPRAPASPSDHPQLDLSLSISIGPPTPRAADHQTGGTTTADQSKRAAAAAAADVQALKQQAAEQARMASAERAYAERVLELARRELELAEREFARARAIWEHARGEMGKVERVKAMAARRIAAGSAAALEITCHACMQRFHP encoded by the coding sequence ATGCTCAGTCCCCTCTTCTCAGCGGCCATGGAGCCCCAGCAAGGCGAGAAGGAGCTCCAGCTTCTCCTCCCCACAGCCACACCTCTGAACGCTGCCTACCTCCACGCCCCTCGGGCGCCGGCCAGCCCCTCTGACCACCCGCAGCTGGACCTGAGCCTGTCCATCAGCATTGGGCCACCGACGCCACGGGCAGCAGATCATCAAACAGGAGGCACTACGACTGCTGACCAGAGcaagagggcggcggcggcggcggcggcggacgtgCAGGCGCTGAAGCAGCAGGCGGCGGAGCAGGCCCGGATGGCGTCGGCGGAGCGGGCGTACGCGGAGCGCGTATTGGAGCTGGCGCGGCGGGAGCTGGAGCTGGCAGAGCGGGAGTTCGCGCGGGCGCGGGCCATCTGGGAGCACGCCCGCGGCGAGATGGGGAAGGTGGAGCGCGTGAAGGCCATGGCCGCTCGCCGGATCGCCGCTGGCTCCGCCGCCGCGCTCGAGATCACTTGCCACGCCTGCATGCAGCGCTTCCACCCTTAA